Genomic segment of Microbacterium sp. M28:
AAACGTTTTCTCACACCCTAGTGGCTAATATGGCCTGGTTCGCGCCACCGCGTGGACGACGCGAACAGAGGGGCTGGCCGATGAGCCGTTCGACACCACGGACGCGGATCACCGACGTCGCCAAGCTCGCCGGCGTCTCCCTGTCGACGGTGTCGCGCGCCATGAACGACAACCCGACCGTCGACCCCGCCCTCGTGGAGCGCGTGAAGGCCGCGGCCGCCGAACTCGGTTACACCGCCAATCCCCTCGCCAGAAGCCTCGTGCTCGGTCGCACCCAGACCGTGGCGGTCGTGGTGCCGGATCTCGAGAACCCGACGTATCAGGCGATCCTGCGCGGCCTCAGCCGGGCCGCCTCGACGGACGGCTATCACGTGCTGATCGCGGACTCGATCGAGGACCTGGAGAACGAGCGCGCACTCGCCAAGACGACACGGCTGCGCACAGACGGCATCATCCTGTGCGCCCCTCGCATGCCGGAGGACGAGCTGCAGGCCCTGCTCCCCGAGCTCTCGCCTGCCGTCGTGATCAACCGCGCGCCGCAGACCGGCACTCCTGTGGTCGCGGCGGACTACGGGGCCGGCCTGCGCGAGATCATCGACCACCTCACATGCCTCGGCCACCGCCACCTCGCCTACCTCGCCGGCTCGGAGCGCAGCGCGTCGCACCGAGCCCGTCAGGACGCGATCGCCGCGGCCGTCGCGCGGATCGCGGACCTGCGCGTCGACGAGATCCCCGCGGGCGTCGACTTCGACAGCGGCGTCGCGGTGGCCGATCAGGTGGTCGCTTCGGGCGCGACGGGCATCCTCGCGTTCAACGACCTCGTCGCCCTCGGACTGCTCTCCGCCCTGCGCACGCGCGGCGTCGATGTACCGGGAAAGATCTCCATCGCCGGATTCGACGACATCCCCTTCGCCGCGAATGCCACGCCTCCCCTGACGACGGCATCCGTACCGGCCGCCGAACTCGGTGCGCATGCCTGGCAGGCGATGCACGAACTGCTCGAGGATGGAGCGCCGGTCGCCGTGACGACGGTCGTGCCGGAGCTGGTGGTGCGGGAGACCACCGCAGCTCCCTCCTGACTCTCCGCGAGACTTACCTTGCAGGGTGAGACTTTGCCGGTTCGGCCAAGTCTCACCCCACAAACCAAGTCTCGCGCCCCAAGCACTGTGCTAGTCTCGAGAAAACGTTTCCTGAGCAGTTGAGATGAGTGGATGACAATGACGCGCTACGCTCTCGCCGGTGCCGGCCACCGCGCACAGATGTACGTCGATGCGATCATCGGCGAGCACCGCGACCGCGCCGAGCTGATCGCCCTCATCGAGCCGAACCCGACCAGAGCGCAGTACTACGTCGACCGCATCACCGCCGCGGGGACCGCAGCCCCGCGCACGGCGGGACCCGACGACCTCGAGCAGATCATCCGCGAGGAGCGCATCGACCGCGTCATCATCTGCTCCCGCGACGACCTGCACGCCGAGCTCATCGTCCGCTCGCTCGAAGCAGGCGCCGACGTCGTGGTCGAGAAGCCGCTGACCATCGACGCCCCGAGCGCCGCACGCATCGAAGAGGCCGTCGAACGCACCGGCCGCCAGGTCGTGCTGACGTTCAACTACCGCTACTCGCCGCGCAACAGTGCGCTGCGCCGTCTGCTGCAGGACGGCGAGATCGGCGAGATCACCTCGATCGACTTCTCCTGGATGCTCGACACCAAGCACGGCGCCGACTACTTCCGCCGCTGGCACCGCCAGAAGGCCCACTCGGGTGGACTGCTCGTGCACAAGTCCAGCCACCATTTCGATCTCGTCAACTGGTGGCTGCGCTCCGAGCCGCGGCGCGTCTACGCATCCGGCGGACTGCGCTTCTACGGCGCCGAGAACGCTGCCGCCCGCGGCATCACGGGCCGGCCCGCCCGAGGCACGCACGACGGGGGCGATCCGTTCGAGCTCGACCTGCGCGACGATGAGCGGCTGAAGGCGCTCTATCTCGACGCCGAGCAGCACGACGGCTACGTGCGCGACCGCGACGTGTTCAGCGAGGGCATCACCATCGAAGACAACCTCGCGCTCGTCGTCGACTACGCCTCCGGGGCGACGCTCTCCTACTCGCTGAACGCGCATTCCCCGTGGGAGGGCTACCGCGTCGCCGTCAACGGCACGCGGGGCCGTGCCGAGCTCGAGGTCGTCGAGCGCGGCGCCGTGCTCGCCGAAGAGGGTCTGCATCCGGCCCTCGACCCGAGCCTCTCGGGATCGGATGCCGGCAACGCGCTGCGCCCCGAGGGCGAGCGCCTGATCGTGCAGAAGCACTGGGAGGCCGCCCGCGAAGTCGAGATCGTCCGCGGCGAAGGCGGTCACGGCGGCGGCGACGCACTGCTGCTCTCGGATGTGTTCGTCGGCCCTGGCGACGACCCGCTCGCCCGACCGGCGGACTGGAGCGACGGCATCCGCTCGATCGCGGTCGGCATCGCCGGCAACCGGTCGCTCGAAACGGGCCTGCCCGTCCAGGTCGCCGACCTCGGCATCCACCTGCTCGAAGGCGCGGTGCACGCATGAGCCGCATCGTCGTCACCGGCGGCGCCGGCCGGCTCGGCCGCAGCCTCGTCGCAGGGCTCGCGGGCTTCGGGCACGAGATCGTGTCGCTCGACAGGGTCATCGCCCCCGAGCTCGAGCAGGACGGCATCACGCAGGTCTCCCTGGACCTCTCCGACGCGGATGCCGCGGCATCCGTCCTCGCGGATGCCGGAGCCGACGCCCTGATCCACCTCGCCGCGATCGCCGTGCCGTTCAGCGCCCCTGAGGACGTCATCATGCGCACGAACGCGGGCCTCGCGGTCTCGGTGCTGCACGGTGCGGTGCGCGCAGGGATTCCGAAGATCGTCGCGGCGTCCAGCCCGACCGTGCTCGGGTACGGGTCGCCGACCGGCTGGATCCCCGAGCGGCTGCCGGTGGACGAGGAGACCCCGACCAGACCGTGGAACGCCTACGCGCTGTCGAAGCTGCTGATCGAGGACACCCTCGGGATGCTGCAGCGCCAGACCGGCGATGCGACGCGGTTCGCCGCGTTCCGGCCGTGCTACGTGATCGCGCCGGAGGAATGGGCCGGAGCTCCGACCCAGCAGGGACACACCGTGCGGGAACGACTGGACGACCCGGCGCTCTCGGCGCCCGCGCTGTTCAACTACGTCGACGCCCGCGACGTCGCCGGCTTCGCGGACACGCTGCTGGCAGGCATGACCGAGATCCCCAACGGCGAGGTCTTCTTCGTCGGCGCCTCCGACGCTCTGGCCCGCGAGCCGCTGGCCGACCTGCTGCCGCAGTTCCATCCGGGAACCGCCGGCGCCGCAGCCGAGCTGACCGGCACCCGACCCGCGTTCTCGATCGCCAAGGCCGAGCGACTCTTGGGCTGGCGCCCGCAGCACGACTGGCGCACCGAGCTCGCAAGCGCGGACGCTCTCC
This window contains:
- a CDS encoding LacI family DNA-binding transcriptional regulator, producing the protein MSRSTPRTRITDVAKLAGVSLSTVSRAMNDNPTVDPALVERVKAAAAELGYTANPLARSLVLGRTQTVAVVVPDLENPTYQAILRGLSRAASTDGYHVLIADSIEDLENERALAKTTRLRTDGIILCAPRMPEDELQALLPELSPAVVINRAPQTGTPVVAADYGAGLREIIDHLTCLGHRHLAYLAGSERSASHRARQDAIAAAVARIADLRVDEIPAGVDFDSGVAVADQVVASGATGILAFNDLVALGLLSALRTRGVDVPGKISIAGFDDIPFAANATPPLTTASVPAAELGAHAWQAMHELLEDGAPVAVTTVVPELVVRETTAAPS
- a CDS encoding Gfo/Idh/MocA family protein, which encodes MTMTRYALAGAGHRAQMYVDAIIGEHRDRAELIALIEPNPTRAQYYVDRITAAGTAAPRTAGPDDLEQIIREERIDRVIICSRDDLHAELIVRSLEAGADVVVEKPLTIDAPSAARIEEAVERTGRQVVLTFNYRYSPRNSALRRLLQDGEIGEITSIDFSWMLDTKHGADYFRRWHRQKAHSGGLLVHKSSHHFDLVNWWLRSEPRRVYASGGLRFYGAENAAARGITGRPARGTHDGGDPFELDLRDDERLKALYLDAEQHDGYVRDRDVFSEGITIEDNLALVVDYASGATLSYSLNAHSPWEGYRVAVNGTRGRAELEVVERGAVLAEEGLHPALDPSLSGSDAGNALRPEGERLIVQKHWEAAREVEIVRGEGGHGGGDALLLSDVFVGPGDDPLARPADWSDGIRSIAVGIAGNRSLETGLPVQVADLGIHLLEGAVHA
- a CDS encoding NAD-dependent epimerase/dehydratase family protein → MSRIVVTGGAGRLGRSLVAGLAGFGHEIVSLDRVIAPELEQDGITQVSLDLSDADAAASVLADAGADALIHLAAIAVPFSAPEDVIMRTNAGLAVSVLHGAVRAGIPKIVAASSPTVLGYGSPTGWIPERLPVDEETPTRPWNAYALSKLLIEDTLGMLQRQTGDATRFAAFRPCYVIAPEEWAGAPTQQGHTVRERLDDPALSAPALFNYVDARDVAGFADTLLAGMTEIPNGEVFFVGASDALAREPLADLLPQFHPGTAGAAAELTGTRPAFSIAKAERLLGWRPQHDWRTELASADALLTKGL